The proteins below come from a single Paraburkholderia flagellata genomic window:
- a CDS encoding T6SS immunity protein Tli4 family protein, whose protein sequence is MTELTANLKTRCVGRYLVDMPEGATEYGYARIGGVDIEAKAMTEDAYRQEIAQRETVLKTVEITYPRPFLYAAGPARGRSTYYFIYRDTLIDSPATRYIEGYKWDRGYRFLLKIETYDYVHPDQTDDPIVKQFDVKNEVPAKTNLVFDLLEKLRGRPNEEIPTEPGVCFAGGFLPGKATDDQYVRGGFTLTSNPDVSFVVSVDTASQGGITLLQHADDSQTLDALKAMDAKVIRKGTVELSGLRAEEWLFEGLKPGDGRGDTFTLSVNDTTSGPSSPYLSLEMDTGGQLKIQGKFVKLDKGSLTTREAIALWDAVSRKVRVRPGAFGYRFSNNISNR, encoded by the coding sequence GTGACTGAACTGACTGCAAACTTGAAGACCCGGTGTGTGGGCCGCTATCTGGTCGATATGCCGGAGGGCGCAACGGAATACGGCTACGCCAGGATCGGAGGTGTCGATATCGAAGCCAAGGCGATGACCGAAGACGCTTACCGGCAGGAGATTGCGCAACGCGAAACAGTGTTGAAAACTGTCGAAATCACCTATCCTCGACCGTTCCTGTATGCAGCCGGACCAGCACGTGGAAGAAGTACGTACTACTTTATTTACCGTGATACGCTCATCGATAGTCCGGCCACTCGATATATCGAAGGATACAAATGGGATCGTGGGTATCGTTTCCTGCTGAAGATTGAAACCTACGATTACGTGCATCCGGATCAGACCGACGATCCAATCGTCAAACAGTTCGACGTGAAGAATGAGGTACCGGCGAAAACAAATCTGGTTTTTGACTTGCTGGAAAAATTGCGAGGTCGCCCCAACGAGGAGATTCCAACTGAGCCCGGGGTTTGCTTCGCGGGCGGCTTTCTGCCAGGAAAAGCAACTGATGACCAGTACGTGCGCGGAGGATTTACGTTGACGAGTAATCCTGATGTCTCTTTCGTTGTATCTGTCGATACAGCGTCACAGGGAGGGATAACGCTCCTACAGCATGCAGACGACTCCCAGACACTCGACGCCCTCAAGGCAATGGACGCCAAAGTTATTCGCAAAGGCACGGTGGAACTTTCAGGCCTGAGGGCGGAAGAATGGCTCTTCGAAGGTCTGAAACCTGGAGACGGACGCGGCGACACATTCACACTCTCTGTCAACGACACCACGAGCGGACCTTCGTCACCGTATCTTTCTCTGGAGATGGATACCGGGGGGCAACTGAAAATCCAGGGGAAGTTCGTAAAGCTCGATAAGGGATCCCTCACTACGCGCGAAGCCATTGCGCTATGGGATGCAGTGTCGAGGAAAGTGCGGGTCAGGCCAGGTGCGTTCGGATACAGGTTTAGCAACAATATTTCAAATAGATAG
- the shiA gene encoding shikimate transporter — protein MTPSLDTTGSPDAAPLSPSRSQARKAALGSFVGAVVDWYDFLLYGIVAALVFNGAFFPQVSKSTGTLAAFATFGVGFLFRPLGGIVFGHFGDRLGRKRMLVITVMMMGLSTVAIGLLPTYATIGLWAPALLVAFRALQGFAVGGEWGGAALMAVESAPRGKKAFYSSGVQVGYGVGLVLATGIVAILSHLLGEASFRSWGWRLPFVFSVVLVLIGLWVRSSMDESREFVEKVEHGDRKLKMPVLEALTRHPKAFLYIVALRLAELFTMYIVTAFALSYSTTNLGMSRDLFLGIGLFVGALSCVTIPCFAWLADRLGLRRIYLIGAFIGLLSAVPFFLALEARATVWIVIFSVMLANIAHDMVVSVQQPLFTELFGAEYRYSGAGVGYQFASVVGGGFTPFIAVALVGVGGGSWHLVAAYLAVGCLISLIVAARMKPE, from the coding sequence GCGCTCGGCAGCTTCGTCGGCGCGGTCGTCGACTGGTACGACTTCCTGCTCTACGGCATTGTCGCCGCGCTGGTGTTCAACGGCGCGTTCTTCCCGCAGGTCAGCAAGTCGACGGGCACCCTTGCCGCCTTCGCGACTTTCGGCGTGGGCTTCCTGTTCCGCCCGCTCGGCGGGATCGTGTTCGGCCACTTCGGCGACCGGCTCGGACGCAAACGCATGCTCGTGATCACCGTCATGATGATGGGCCTTTCCACCGTGGCCATCGGCCTGCTGCCGACCTACGCGACGATCGGCTTGTGGGCGCCCGCCCTGCTCGTCGCGTTCCGCGCGCTGCAGGGCTTTGCGGTTGGCGGCGAATGGGGCGGCGCGGCGCTCATGGCCGTGGAAAGCGCGCCGCGCGGCAAGAAGGCGTTCTACAGCAGCGGCGTGCAGGTGGGCTACGGCGTGGGCCTCGTGCTCGCCACGGGCATTGTCGCGATCCTGAGCCACCTGCTCGGCGAAGCATCGTTCCGCTCGTGGGGCTGGCGCCTGCCGTTCGTGTTCAGCGTCGTGCTCGTGCTGATCGGCCTGTGGGTGCGCTCGAGCATGGACGAGTCGCGCGAGTTCGTCGAGAAAGTCGAGCACGGTGATCGCAAGCTCAAGATGCCGGTGCTCGAAGCGCTCACGCGCCATCCGAAAGCGTTCCTTTATATCGTCGCGCTGCGCCTCGCCGAACTTTTCACGATGTATATCGTGACCGCCTTCGCGCTGAGCTACTCGACCACCAACCTCGGCATGTCGCGCGATCTCTTTCTCGGCATCGGGCTCTTCGTGGGCGCGCTCAGCTGCGTGACGATCCCCTGCTTCGCATGGCTCGCCGACCGGCTCGGGCTGCGCCGCATCTATCTGATCGGCGCGTTCATCGGCTTGTTGAGCGCCGTTCCGTTCTTCCTCGCGCTCGAAGCGCGGGCCACGGTATGGATCGTGATCTTCTCGGTGATGCTCGCGAACATCGCCCACGACATGGTCGTGAGCGTGCAGCAGCCGCTCTTCACCGAGCTGTTCGGCGCGGAGTACCGCTACAGCGGCGCGGGTGTCGGCTATCAGTTCGCGAGTGTGGTGGGCGGCGGCTTCACGCCGTTCATCGCGGTAGCGCTGGTGGGCGTGGGAGGCGGGTCGTGGCACCTCGTCGCCGCGTATCTGGCAGTTGGCTGCCTGATCTCGCTGATCGTGGCGGCGCGCATGAAGCCGGAGTGA
- a CDS encoding mechanosensitive ion channel family protein, whose translation MLILVIGWWVSNRVARVFASMLARSHADPTLAPMLAGMAAWAVRVIALVAALGEVGIATASVLAALGAAGLAIGLALQGTLQNIAAGIMLLMLRPFRAGDVIEGSGAAAGVVCEVGLFTTRIERGDGNVVFVPNIQIWSNPVINHSSGGTQRIDVTVDLARRDQVDAAIGKLKEMVSAEPRVQGGTTLAPTVAVDNYPSGGGARLRVRAWVRNADAQYAVDDIRGHAREALATAGLAVGNARVAGADAALTQR comes from the coding sequence ATGCTGATACTGGTTATCGGTTGGTGGGTTTCCAATCGCGTCGCGCGGGTGTTCGCGAGCATGCTGGCGCGCTCGCACGCCGACCCGACGCTCGCGCCAATGCTCGCCGGCATGGCGGCGTGGGCCGTGCGCGTGATCGCGCTCGTCGCCGCGTTGGGCGAAGTGGGCATCGCCACGGCTAGCGTGCTCGCCGCACTCGGCGCCGCCGGCCTCGCCATCGGCCTCGCGCTGCAAGGCACCCTGCAAAATATCGCCGCCGGCATCATGCTGCTGATGCTGCGCCCGTTTCGTGCGGGCGACGTGATCGAAGGCAGCGGCGCGGCGGCCGGCGTCGTGTGCGAAGTGGGGCTGTTCACGACGCGCATCGAGCGTGGCGACGGCAATGTCGTATTCGTGCCAAACATCCAGATCTGGAGCAATCCGGTCATCAACCACAGCAGCGGCGGCACGCAGCGTATCGACGTCACCGTCGATCTCGCGCGGCGCGACCAGGTGGACGCCGCCATCGGCAAGCTCAAGGAGATGGTGTCCGCCGAACCGCGTGTGCAAGGCGGCACGACGCTCGCGCCGACGGTCGCCGTGGACAACTACCCGTCGGGCGGCGGCGCGCGCTTGCGTGTGCGCGCATGGGTGCGCAACGCCGATGCGCAATACGCCGTCGACGATATACGCGGGCATGCTCGCGAAGCGCTTGCGACCGCAGGGCTCGCGGTGGGCAACGCGCGTGTGGCGGGCGCTGACGCTGCTCTCACGCAGCGCTAG
- a CDS encoding esterase/lipase family protein, with protein MATQERTIQPKIADDGSVHYSSVTSVPDDSTAVCYMFPRRVIPVVFVPGVMGSNLETTDAVPKPVWLLDSTSTVKTWMVKKPAERRQILDPDKTEVHPGGKIPSGTAQSEDELRRRGWGEVAYMSYGEWLVWLENALNDTHAETDYGRKGLRESLCHIITPGLEKLERAEVALSYRYQFPVHAVGYDWLQSNAVSATRLSSRIEEITAWYRKQFGYQCDKVILVTHSMGGLVARYYSEVMEKRGTVLGIVHGVMPATGAAATYKRMKTGTEGNGIKGNLAALALGANAAAMTAVVGNAPGPLQLLPSHDYGMGWLRIRDGERFVELPASDPYSEIYTVRATWWGLCDDQLLNPLDPGKKTVERDWHIFTDLILNKVKPFHLAISGKYHANTYAFYGDDEKHLAYGNVTWVQQTPPILRRDIPPITDLLGKRGNDDPASGGQMIGTMQNEKSTFFTFVLRDAEEHGDGTVPVRSGRAPSQRVHVCKAFAGIDHEGAYKLDATRLFTLHAITRIVQSVKGTAMDYKA; from the coding sequence TTGGCTACACAAGAACGCACTATCCAGCCAAAGATTGCCGATGACGGATCAGTTCACTACTCATCCGTCACTTCAGTGCCTGATGACAGTACGGCGGTCTGCTATATGTTTCCACGCCGGGTCATTCCTGTGGTCTTTGTGCCTGGCGTGATGGGGAGCAATCTGGAAACTACCGATGCCGTGCCGAAGCCGGTTTGGTTGCTTGACAGCACATCGACCGTTAAGACATGGATGGTGAAAAAGCCTGCCGAACGCAGGCAGATTCTTGATCCGGACAAAACGGAAGTTCACCCTGGCGGCAAGATTCCGTCCGGCACAGCGCAGAGTGAAGACGAATTGCGTCGCCGCGGCTGGGGCGAAGTGGCGTACATGAGCTACGGGGAGTGGCTGGTGTGGCTCGAAAATGCGCTGAATGACACTCATGCCGAAACCGACTATGGCCGCAAGGGCTTACGGGAAAGCCTGTGCCATATCATTACGCCCGGCCTGGAAAAACTGGAGCGCGCCGAGGTAGCACTCTCGTACAGGTACCAGTTCCCGGTGCACGCAGTCGGCTACGACTGGCTGCAATCGAACGCTGTATCAGCAACCCGACTATCATCCCGGATTGAGGAAATTACGGCCTGGTACCGCAAGCAGTTCGGGTACCAGTGCGACAAGGTGATTCTCGTCACCCATTCGATGGGTGGACTGGTAGCCCGCTACTACTCGGAAGTCATGGAGAAGCGCGGCACGGTACTGGGCATCGTGCACGGCGTGATGCCCGCCACGGGTGCAGCGGCCACCTACAAGCGGATGAAGACCGGTACGGAAGGCAACGGTATCAAAGGCAATCTGGCGGCTCTCGCACTGGGAGCAAACGCGGCCGCCATGACTGCGGTGGTCGGCAACGCGCCCGGCCCGTTGCAGTTGTTGCCGAGTCACGATTACGGCATGGGGTGGCTCAGAATCAGGGATGGGGAACGGTTTGTCGAGTTGCCGGCCTCGGACCCGTACAGCGAAATCTATACGGTGCGGGCTACATGGTGGGGGCTGTGCGATGACCAGTTGCTCAATCCGCTCGACCCTGGAAAGAAGACGGTCGAGCGGGATTGGCATATTTTCACTGACCTGATCCTCAATAAGGTCAAGCCGTTTCACTTAGCAATCAGCGGCAAGTATCACGCCAATACCTACGCGTTCTACGGCGACGATGAAAAACACCTGGCGTACGGCAATGTGACGTGGGTGCAGCAGACGCCACCGATCCTGCGGCGCGATATCCCACCAATTACCGATCTGCTCGGAAAACGTGGTAACGACGACCCCGCGTCCGGTGGGCAGATGATCGGAACGATGCAGAACGAAAAGTCCACGTTTTTCACGTTCGTCCTGCGGGATGCCGAAGAGCATGGGGATGGCACAGTCCCCGTTCGCTCGGGCCGCGCGCCCAGCCAGCGGGTGCATGTCTGTAAAGCCTTCGCAGGTATCGACCACGAAGGAGCCTACAAGCTGGACGCGACCCGGCTTTTCACCCTTCACGCCATTACGCGCATTGTCCAAAGCGTCAAGGGCACGGCCATGGACTACAAGGCATGA
- a CDS encoding IclR family transcriptional regulator domain-containing protein: protein MKKPPLDRRDWIAGLEKGLAILEAFDSEHARMTPTQAAERTGLSRTAARRYLLTLESLGYVYTDGRLYGLTPRVLRVGWSYFDSARLPRTVKPYLQQLSATLNESAYVSVLDGWELVVIARNGVSRVMTTGFVLGARVPAPLISPGVVLLAHEADQEAVSAWLDTVELSPFTPHTITSGARLREKIVRARVDGYALIEQQLQVGVRGIAVPLRNRNGEVVAALSTNMPMGDESPEAALQRVLPHLQESALAMLNVL, encoded by the coding sequence ATGAAGAAACCTCCACTGGACCGGCGCGACTGGATCGCGGGGCTCGAAAAAGGCCTCGCGATTCTCGAAGCCTTCGACAGCGAGCACGCGCGCATGACCCCCACCCAGGCGGCCGAGCGCACGGGCCTCTCGCGCACCGCCGCGCGCCGCTATCTGCTCACGCTCGAATCGCTCGGCTATGTGTACACGGATGGCCGCCTGTACGGCCTCACGCCGCGCGTGCTGCGCGTGGGCTGGTCCTATTTCGATTCGGCGCGCCTGCCGCGCACCGTGAAGCCGTATCTGCAGCAGTTGAGCGCGACGCTCAACGAATCGGCCTATGTGAGCGTGCTCGATGGATGGGAACTCGTTGTGATCGCGCGCAATGGCGTGTCACGCGTGATGACCACGGGGTTCGTGCTCGGCGCGCGCGTGCCCGCGCCGCTCATCTCGCCCGGCGTGGTGCTGCTCGCGCATGAGGCCGACCAGGAAGCGGTTTCCGCCTGGCTCGATACGGTCGAGCTTTCGCCTTTCACGCCGCATACCATCACGAGCGGCGCACGCCTGCGCGAGAAAATCGTGCGTGCGCGCGTGGATGGCTACGCGCTCATCGAGCAGCAGTTGCAGGTGGGCGTGCGCGGCATTGCCGTGCCGCTCAGGAATCGCAACGGCGAGGTGGTCGCCGCACTCAGCACCAACATGCCGATGGGCGATGAAAGCCCCGAGGCTGCGCTACAGCGTGTTTTGCCGCATCTGCAGGAAAGCGCGCTCGCCATGCTCAACGTGCTTTGA